The following proteins are co-located in the Fluviicola sp. genome:
- the gdhA gene encoding NADP-specific glutamate dehydrogenase, giving the protein MSSKYQAQIDAFMEKVKATNGHEAEFLQAVHEVAEAVIPFMEENPKYKTAKILDRIVEPERTIIFRVPWLDDNGDIQVNRGYRVEFNSAIGPYKGGLRFHPSVNLSILKFLGFEQIFKNSLTTLPMGGGKGGSDFDPKGKSDNEVMKFCQSFMTELSRHIGADTDVPAGDIGVGGREIGYMFGQYKRIRNEFTGVLTGKARNWGGSLIRPEATGYGTVYFAKEMLATKDDSFLGKTVVISGSGNVAQYACEKATQLGGKVVTLSDSSGYIHDAEGIDAAKLAFVMELKNVKRGRIEEYVKQYPSAKFVSGKRPWEVKADIALPCATQNELNGDEAKALIANGVICVAEGANMPTTPEGIAAFQAANVLFSPGKASNAGGVATSGLEMSQNSLRLSWSAEEVDQRLHGIMVSIHEACVKYGKDANGNVDYVKGANIAGFVKVADSMIDQGLV; this is encoded by the coding sequence ATGTCAAGTAAATACCAAGCACAGATTGACGCTTTTATGGAAAAAGTAAAAGCTACCAACGGTCACGAAGCAGAATTTTTACAAGCTGTTCATGAAGTTGCTGAAGCAGTTATTCCTTTTATGGAGGAAAATCCAAAATATAAGACTGCAAAAATTCTGGATCGAATCGTTGAGCCGGAAAGAACGATCATCTTCAGAGTTCCGTGGTTGGATGACAATGGTGATATCCAGGTAAACCGTGGATACCGTGTAGAATTCAACTCTGCAATCGGACCATACAAAGGAGGTCTTCGCTTCCACCCTTCTGTGAACCTTTCTATCCTGAAGTTCTTAGGATTTGAACAAATCTTCAAAAATTCATTGACTACACTTCCAATGGGAGGTGGTAAAGGTGGTTCTGATTTTGATCCGAAAGGAAAATCAGATAACGAAGTGATGAAATTCTGTCAATCTTTCATGACTGAACTTTCCCGTCACATCGGTGCTGATACGGACGTACCTGCAGGTGATATCGGTGTTGGTGGCCGTGAGATCGGTTACATGTTCGGACAGTACAAGCGTATCCGTAACGAGTTTACAGGAGTATTGACAGGAAAAGCTCGTAACTGGGGTGGTTCTTTGATCCGTCCGGAAGCTACAGGTTATGGAACAGTATACTTTGCAAAAGAAATGCTGGCTACTAAAGACGATTCTTTCCTGGGGAAAACAGTTGTTATTTCCGGTTCAGGAAACGTAGCTCAGTACGCTTGTGAAAAAGCAACTCAATTGGGTGGTAAAGTAGTTACTTTGTCTGACTCTTCAGGTTATATCCACGATGCGGAAGGTATCGACGCTGCGAAACTAGCTTTCGTTATGGAATTGAAAAACGTGAAACGCGGACGTATCGAAGAATACGTAAAACAATACCCTTCTGCGAAATTCGTTTCAGGAAAACGTCCTTGGGAAGTAAAAGCTGACATCGCGTTGCCTTGTGCTACTCAAAACGAATTGAACGGTGATGAAGCAAAAGCTTTGATCGCAAACGGAGTAATCTGTGTTGCTGAAGGAGCTAACATGCCAACTACACCGGAAGGTATTGCTGCATTCCAGGCTGCTAATGTATTGTTCTCTCCGGGGAAAGCATCCAACGCAGGTGGTGTTGCAACATCCGGATTGGAAATGTCTCAAAACTCTTTGCGTTTAAGCTGGTCTGCTGAAGAAGTGGATCAACGTTTACACGGAATCATGGTTTCTATCCACGAAGCTTGTGTGAAATACGGAAAAGATGCTAACGGAAATGTTGACTACGTGAAAGGTGCAAACATTGCAGGTTTCGTGAAAGTTGCAGATTCTATGATTGACCAGGGATTGGTATAA